The sequence below is a genomic window from Rhodospirillales bacterium.
GAACCGACCGGGAACCTGACACGACCCGATCTTGATTTCCTGTATACGGACTAGGTTGATGACAGCATCAAGCCTATCCAAGCCAACAGGCCCTGCCTATTCATCCTTGGTGAAAACCAGCATGGGCTTCGTTGCCGTTGCCATTGTCTGCCTGTTCTTTGCCGATGTTTCCATCACCACGCTCGACCCATGGTCAGAAATGAAGCGCATGGCATGGGGGGTGGTGACACCCGATTTCCCCGCCGTTATTGGCATGGGAACCGGGATTGTGATGATCATCGTGCAAACCATCGCCTTTGCCCTTTCGGGTGTTGCCCTTGGCGCCGTGGGCGGGTTTGCCCTTTCCCAGGTTTTTCATCTGGCCCCGGTTCGCTGGGTATGTGCGGGCGCGCGCGCCATCCATGAGCTGTTCTGGGCGTTGATTTTTTTGCAGATGCTGGGGCTCTCACCCCTGACCGGGGTGCTGGCCATCGCCATTCCCTATGCGGGCATCTGCGCCAAGGTTTATGCCGAAACCCTGGAAGAAGCAGAATTGCCGGCCCTTCAGGCCTTGCCAAAAGGCGTGGGCATTGTCTCCGCCTTTTTCTTTGCCCGCCTTCCCGATGTTTGGGTTCATCTAAAGACCTACACCAGCTACCGGTTTGAATGCGGGCTGCGGTCCGCCACGGTGTTGGGGTTTGTCGGGTTGCCGACCCTGGGCTTTCATCTGGAAACAGCGTTCAGCGAAGGTCATTATTCAATCGCTGCTGCTTTGTTGATCATTTTCTATGTTTTGATTGCCAGTTTGCGATTTTGGATGCGCCCAAAACTCGTTGGCTTTTATATCCTGGCTGCACCCTTCGCATTGGGGGGCGGCGCCGCCATCGATATAACCAACATAACCCGCTTTATAACCAACGATATTGTGCCCCTGCCCTTTCGCCAGGGGGGGCTTTTTGATGGCCAGACCTGGAGCCACATGGGGGACTGGCTTTGGACCATGCTGATGGATCAGGCGGTCCATGGCATGATTTCAACCCTGCTGCTGACCCAGATCGCCCTGATTGGCACGGGCATTTTGGCATTGGCCCTGTTTCCGCTGGTTTCCAAAAAATTCTTCGGGCCCTATGGCCGGGCCGTTGGCAATGGGTTCATGGTTATTCTGCGGTCCACCCCGGAATTCATTCTGGCCTATATTTTCCTGCAGCTCTGGGGGCCATCCATGTTGCCAGCCATCGTTGCCCTGTCCCTTCACAATGGGGCCATCATTGGCCATCTGGTGGGCCGCTTCAGTGATGAAGTTCAAACCCGGCCAGACAGTCCGAAGGGCTTCAACCTGTATGGATATGAAATTTTACCAAGGGTTTATGGCCAATTTCTGGCATTTCTGTTCTACCGTTGGGAAGTGATCATGCGCGAAACTGCCATTATGGGGATACTGGGCATTGCCACTTTGGGATTCTTCATCGATTCTGCGCTGTCTGACATTCGCCTTGATCGGGCAATGTTTTTGATTGCGGTCACCGCAATCTTTAATATAGGCATCGATGCAGTTTCAAGGCGCATTCGGCGTAACCTGCGTTTAAGTACCCAGGCCGGCAGGGCCTAGAGATTAGTCGGGCCTAGAAATTAGTTATGCCTAGGGATTAAAGGAGCGAACAAGAAATGCAATCTGGCCAACCTGCCATCATTAAAGACCTCGTCCTCATTGGCGGTGGCCACAGCCATGTGATTTTGCTCAAGAAATTTGCCATGAAGCCATTGCCCGGCATTCGGTTGACGGTCATTGCCCGGGATCTGCACACACCCTATTCGGGCATGTTGCCGGGCTATGTTGCGGGACATTACGAATTTGATGACGTCCATATTGACCTGCGCCCCTTGTGCCAATTGGCGGGGGCACGCCTGTATCATGACGAAGCGACCCTGCTGGACCTTAAAACCAAACAGGTGATCTGCAAAGATCGCCCGCCCGTCCCATACGATGTGCTGTCAATCAACATTGGTTCAACACCCAGCTTCAACAATGTGCCCGGTGCCGAACAATTCACCACGCCGGTTAAACCGATCAACAATTTTGTCGACCGTTGGCATCAATTGTCAGAACGCGTCATGACCACACCCGGCCCTCACCGCATTGGTGTTGTGGGTGCAGGTGCGGGTGGTGTGGAAATTCTGCTTTCCATGCAACATAGCCTTAGCCAGCGTTTGGCCGAACAAAACAAAGACCCCAATGATTTGAAATTCCATCTGATTTCCAAATCAGAGACCATCTTGCCAAGCTTCGGCGCGGGCGTGCGCCAACCCTTTGAACGCCTCATGGCGGACCGGTCCATCCATGTCCATCAGGCTGCCAAAACTGAAAAAGTAACGCCCAATGCCATCACGCTGGATAATGGCGACACGATAGAATTGGACGAAGTGCTCTGGGTTACTGCTGCCGGTGCGCCAAATTGGCTGCGCGAATCGGGGCTTGATGTCGATGATGCAGGCTTTATTCAGGTTAAAGACAGTTTGCAATCGACCTCTCATGGCGATGTTTTTGCCGCAGGTGACATTGCCGCTGTGGTCAATCACCCCCGCCCAAAGGCCGGTGTCTTTGCGGTCCGCCAAGGCCCGCCGCTGACGGAAAACCTGCGCCGGGTTTTGGTCGGAAAACCAGCACGCGATTTTTCACCCCAGCGCGCCTTTCTGGTTTTAATCAGCACCGGGGATAAATGCGCCGTTGCTTCTAAATGGGGGTTATCTGCCAAAGGCCGATGGGTCTGGAAATGGAAAGACTGGATTGATCGTCGTTTCATGAACAAATTCAACCTGTTACCAGAAATGATCGCAGAAAAAGTCCCGGCGCTCGACCCCGGCCTTGCCGATCAGCAAACCCTGAAAGACATTTCCGCCGTTGCCATGCGCTGTGGGGGTTGCGGTGCAAAAGTGGGTGCCAATGTTCTAAGCCGCGCTTTGGCCGAACTGGAACCGCTGGAAAATGATGATGTTCTGGTTGGCCTGCATGCCCCCGATGATGCCGCCGTGGTTCAAATTCCCGAAGGCATGGTCGCCGTTCATACCGTCGATTACTTTCGGGCCTTTATTGATGATGCCTATATCTTTGGCCAGGTTGCCGCCAACCATGCCTTAAGCGACATCTTTGCCATGGGGGCCACCCCCCAAACAGCGCTGGCCATTGCCACCGTTCCCTTTGGCATTGAATCAAAGGTCGAAACGACGCTCCGTGAAATGATGACCGGTGCCATGGATATCTTGAATGAAGCCGGGGCAACCTTGGTCGGGGGGCATACCAGCGAAGGCCCTGAATTGGCGTTGGGGTTTTCCGTCAACGGCCTTGCGGACCGCGAAAGCATTTTGCGCAAATCTGGCATGGTTCCGGGTGAAGTCTTGATTGTCACCAAGGCATTGGGAACCGGCACGCTGTTTGCCGCCGACATGCAGCAAAAAGCCAAGGGCCGATGGATTGATGGGGCGCTTAAATCCATGGTCCAGTCGAACCAAAAAGCAGCACACTGCCTGTTTGATCATGGTGCCAGTGCCTGCACCGACATTACAGGGTTTGGATTGCTGGGCCATATGGTTGAAATGACCAAGGCATCCAATGTTGATGTAGAGGTTGACCTTGATGCCCTGCCCATTCTCGATGGTGCTCTTGATGCGGTGCGCCTTGGTATTTTAAGCTCGCTTCAGCCCGCCAATGTGCGCCTTCGCCGGGCCATCCGTAATCTTGATGATGCGCAAAAACACGAACGCTATCCTTTGTTATTCGATCCCCAAACATCGGGTGGTTTGCTGGCCTCTATCCCTGCCAATCGCGCAGATGCCTGTATCAAAGCCCTGATCGATCTTGGCTACACCCGCTCCGTTATCATTGGTGAGGTGAAACCTGAAAGCGATGCGCTGGAACCGGTGACCCTTATTTCAAAACAGAATTAACAATCCGCTTTAAGGCGGCCCGTTCATGGCCGGGCTGGAACAGGGGTTTCAGTTTCCGGCCA
It includes:
- a CDS encoding ABC transporter permease — its product is MTASSLSKPTGPAYSSLVKTSMGFVAVAIVCLFFADVSITTLDPWSEMKRMAWGVVTPDFPAVIGMGTGIVMIIVQTIAFALSGVALGAVGGFALSQVFHLAPVRWVCAGARAIHELFWALIFLQMLGLSPLTGVLAIAIPYAGICAKVYAETLEEAELPALQALPKGVGIVSAFFFARLPDVWVHLKTYTSYRFECGLRSATVLGFVGLPTLGFHLETAFSEGHYSIAAALLIIFYVLIASLRFWMRPKLVGFYILAAPFALGGGAAIDITNITRFITNDIVPLPFRQGGLFDGQTWSHMGDWLWTMLMDQAVHGMISTLLLTQIALIGTGILALALFPLVSKKFFGPYGRAVGNGFMVILRSTPEFILAYIFLQLWGPSMLPAIVALSLHNGAIIGHLVGRFSDEVQTRPDSPKGFNLYGYEILPRVYGQFLAFLFYRWEVIMRETAIMGILGIATLGFFIDSALSDIRLDRAMFLIAVTAIFNIGIDAVSRRIRRNLRLSTQAGRA
- the selD gene encoding selenide, water dikinase SelD encodes the protein MQSGQPAIIKDLVLIGGGHSHVILLKKFAMKPLPGIRLTVIARDLHTPYSGMLPGYVAGHYEFDDVHIDLRPLCQLAGARLYHDEATLLDLKTKQVICKDRPPVPYDVLSINIGSTPSFNNVPGAEQFTTPVKPINNFVDRWHQLSERVMTTPGPHRIGVVGAGAGGVEILLSMQHSLSQRLAEQNKDPNDLKFHLISKSETILPSFGAGVRQPFERLMADRSIHVHQAAKTEKVTPNAITLDNGDTIELDEVLWVTAAGAPNWLRESGLDVDDAGFIQVKDSLQSTSHGDVFAAGDIAAVVNHPRPKAGVFAVRQGPPLTENLRRVLVGKPARDFSPQRAFLVLISTGDKCAVASKWGLSAKGRWVWKWKDWIDRRFMNKFNLLPEMIAEKVPALDPGLADQQTLKDISAVAMRCGGCGAKVGANVLSRALAELEPLENDDVLVGLHAPDDAAVVQIPEGMVAVHTVDYFRAFIDDAYIFGQVAANHALSDIFAMGATPQTALAIATVPFGIESKVETTLREMMTGAMDILNEAGATLVGGHTSEGPELALGFSVNGLADRESILRKSGMVPGEVLIVTKALGTGTLFAADMQQKAKGRWIDGALKSMVQSNQKAAHCLFDHGASACTDITGFGLLGHMVEMTKASNVDVEVDLDALPILDGALDAVRLGILSSLQPANVRLRRAIRNLDDAQKHERYPLLFDPQTSGGLLASIPANRADACIKALIDLGYTRSVIIGEVKPESDALEPVTLISKQN